A window of the Thermoplasmata archaeon genome harbors these coding sequences:
- a CDS encoding Gfo/Idh/MocA family oxidoreductase — translation RVRDIGVVMDLGVHDIDIMRYLVGVPIESVFALGGRKMHEKFEDHANILLKFANGVSGFVEVNWLTPMKVRRLSLTCLRTFVEVDYTEQSITVSASTLGPLDPFNLYELPLEHHSQRIHVRKEEPLKRELEDFLAAVRDKRPPLVTGDDAVETLRVAEAATESHRKGKVVELL, via the coding sequence ACGGGTGCGGGACATCGGCGTCGTGATGGACCTCGGCGTGCACGACATCGACATCATGCGGTACCTCGTCGGCGTGCCGATCGAGAGCGTCTTCGCCCTCGGCGGTCGGAAGATGCACGAGAAGTTCGAGGACCACGCGAACATCCTGCTCAAGTTCGCGAACGGGGTGAGCGGTTTCGTCGAGGTGAACTGGCTCACGCCGATGAAGGTCCGCCGGCTCAGCCTGACGTGCCTTCGGACCTTCGTCGAGGTCGACTACACGGAGCAGTCGATCACGGTGAGCGCGAGCACCTTGGGACCCCTGGATCCGTTCAACCTGTACGAACTTCCGCTCGAGCACCACTCCCAGCGGATCCACGTGAGGAAGGAGGAGCCGCTGAAGCGGGAACTGGAGGACTTCCTCGCAGCCGTGCGGGACAAACGCCCGCCTCTCGTGACGGGGGACGACGCCGTGGAGACGCTGCGCGTCGCGGAAGCCGCGACGGAGAGCCATCGGAAGGGGAAGGTCGTGGAGCTCCTCTGA